A genomic window from Aricia agestis chromosome 8, ilAriAges1.1, whole genome shotgun sequence includes:
- the LOC121729979 gene encoding potassium voltage-gated channel unc-103-like isoform X3, with protein MDERGPPDVPLIVTPPGAGGGAGAALTTRRAVSARGSRDDPPSTWRSSVRVRDTSFRGSRKSVVRLEPPCNGLNGLPAIGKEVLSLGATGGHKGTTQPSHPCTILHHSPYKAAWDWLILILVIYTAIFTPYVAAFQLNEPDFDKRSRAFGQDPIVVIDMIVDVTFIIDILINFRTTYVNAADEVESDPTKIAMHYLRGWFLIDLVAAIPFDLLLFGTDTDETTTLIGLLKTARLLRLVRVARKIDRYSEYGTAVLLLLMATFVLIAHWLACLWYAIGSWERPQLHAPIGWLDALANDVQATYDNSTGPSMRSRYITALYFTCTSLTSVGFGNVAPNTDMEKGFTIFVMLVGSLMYASIFGNVSAIIQRLYSGTARYHTQILRVREFIRFHQITNPLRQRLEEYFQHAWSYTNGIDTSSVLKGFPECLQADICLHLNRNLLANCAAFDGASPGCLRALSLRFKTTHAPPGETLVHRGDVLTSLYFISRGSIEILKDDIVMAILGKDDVFGENPCVHTTVGRSNCRVRALTYCDLHRVHRDDLLDVLDFYPEFRASFVNNLEITYNMRDEELGGIEPRRRMKYENPMDARLLREAYARTTRRPHTETFADKVDSQCSDEDTESPPSRGILEFSAEKAGQDVTPLNFNFSKQRSTTLNSITAQSTPQTYRGRAAVRRQSSVGPLNDTSPLTGGANGAGEPAVSTPAHSATLPVSSLSTNPSSYYTNASPSPPVPAPVHVSCDDILAPGAAHVGRAPSSRSAPHSAVNLHQSGRPSALPFTSERLQSTIQDAVSPQYQNVGAAASSASVATILSRLEELSRRVAVLETGLTSDVRRILQLLQARDHHAHTPSQPLPKASLSVPQTNDWEWNWNGERERGGRGARGERGERTPGVQRSASEPHAPVPPALPPPPHSHSFYR; from the exons GTTCTGTCTCTGGGCGCGACGGGAGGCCACAAGGGAACCACGCAACCATCCCACCCCTGCACTATCCTCCACCATTCTCCTTACAAG GCCGCTTGGGATTGGTTGATCCTGATACTGGTCATATACACCGCAATATTCACCCCATACGTAGCTGCTTTCCAACTCAACGAACCCGACTTCGACAAGCGCTCGAGAGCCTTCGGCCAGGACCCCATCGTTGTTATTGACATGATAG TGGACGTGACTTTCATAATAGATATTCTGATCAACTTTCGCACGACGTACGTGAACGCCGCCGACGAGGTGGAGTCGGACCCGACGAAGATCGCTATGCACTACTTGCGAGGGTGGTTCCTCATTGACCTCGTCGCGGCCATCCCCTTCGATCTCCTCCTCTTCGGCACCGACACCGACGAA ACGACGACGCTGATCGGGCTGCTGAAAACGGCGCGGCTCCTGCGGCTAGTGCGGGTCGCGCGGAAAATCGATAGATATTCGGAATATGGAACTGCCGtccttcttcttcttatggCTACTTTTGTTCTTATTGCGCATTGGCTTGCTTGTTTATG GTACGCGATTGGAAGTTGGGAACGGCCGCAGCTGCACGCGCCGATTGGCTGGCTCGACGCGCTCGCTAACGACGTACAAGCTACATACGACAATTCTACTGGACCCTCTATGCG ATCTCGGTACATCACCGCCCTATACTTCACGTGTACGTCGCTGACGAGCGTGGGCTTCGGCAACGTCGCGCCCAACACTGACATGGAGAAGGGATTCACGATATTCGTCATGCTTGTTGGAT CGCTGATGTACGCCAGTATCTTCGGCAACGTATCTGCGATAATTCAACGACTGTACTCGGGGACGGCGCGGTACCACACGCAGATACTTAGAGTTAGAGAGTTCATTAGGTTTCACCAG ATAACAAATCCGCTCCGCCAACGGCTGGAGGAGTACTTCCAGCACGCGTGGAGCTACACCAACGGCATCGACACGTCCAGCGTGCTGAAGGGTTTCCCCGAGTGCCTGCAGGCCGACATCTGCCTCCACCTCAACCGCAACCTCCTCGCCAACTGCGCCGCCTTCGATGGAGCTAGTCCAGGCTGTCTTAG aGCATTATCATTAAGGTTTAAAACAACGCACGCACCGCCAGGGGAGACACTAGTTCATAGAGGAGATGTTTTAACTTCTTTATACTTTATATCAAGAGGATCGATAGAAATTTTAAAGGATGATATTGTTATGGCTATTTtag GAAAGGACGACGTGTTCGGCGAAAACCCATGTGTTCACACGACAGTAGGGCGCAGCAACTGCCGCGTGCGCGCGCTGACCTACTGCGACCTGCACCGCGTGCACCGCGACGACCTGCTCGACGTGCTCGACTTCTACCCCGAGTTCCGCGCCTCCTTCGTCAACAACCTCGAGATCACATACAACATGCGGGAC GAGGAGCTTGGCGGGATCGAGCCACGGAGGCGCATGAAATACGAGAACCCTATGGACGCGCGGCTGCTGCGCGAGGCGTACGCGCGCACCACGCGCCGTCCACACACTGAGACCTTCGCCGATAAGGTG GACTCCCAATGTAGTGACGAGGACACGGAATCGCCCCCCAGCAGAGGTATCCTCGAGTTTTCCGCGGAAAAGGCGGGGCAGGACGTCACGCCACTCAACTTCAACTTCAGCAAACAAAGGTCCACCACCCTCAACTCCATCACAG CGCAATCGACGCCGCAGACGTACCGGGGTCGAGCGGCGGTGCGGCGGCAGTCGTCAGTCGGTCCGCTCAACGACACGTCCCCGTTGACGGGCGGCGCGAACGGCGCGGGCGAGCCAGCCGTCAGCACGCCCGCTCACAGCGCGACTCTACCCGTGTCCAGCCTCAGCACTAACCCCAGCTCGTACTACACCAACGCGTCACCCAGCCCGCCCGTGCCGGCGCCCGTCCACGTCTCCTGCGACGACATCCTCGCGCCCGGTGCCGCGCACGTCGGCCGCGCGCCCTCCTCCCGCTCCGCGCCGCACTCCGCCGTCAACCTGCACCAGAGCGGCCGCCCCAGCGCCCTGCCCTTCACGTCCGAGAGATTGCAGAGTACCATCCAG GACGCGGTATCGCCCCAGTACCAGAACGTGGGTGCGGCGGCGTCGTCGGCGTCGGTGGCGACCATCCTGTCCCGGCTGGAGGAGCTGAGCCGGCGGGTCGCGGTGCTGGAGACCGGGCTGACGAGCGACGTGCGCCGCATCCTGCAACTGCTGCAGGCGCGGGACCACCACGCGCACACGCCCTCCCAACCCCTGCCTAAAGCATCGCTGTCCGTGCCGCAAACCAAcgat TGGGAATGGAACTGGAACGGCGAGCGCGAGCGCGGCGGTCGTGGCGCGCGCGGGGAGCGCGGCGAGCGCACGCCCGGCGTCCAGCGGTCCGCGTCCGAGCCGCACGCGCCCGTGCCGCCAGccctgccgccgccgccgcactCGCATTCTTTTTACaggtaa
- the LOC121729979 gene encoding potassium voltage-gated channel unc-103-like isoform X1, giving the protein MDERGPPDVPLIVTPPGAGGGAGAALTTRRAVSARGSRDDPPSTWRSSVRVRDTSFRGSRKSVVRLEPPCNGLNGLPAIGKEVLSLGATGGHKGTTQPSHPCTILHHSPYKAAWDWLILILVIYTAIFTPYVAAFQLNEPDFDKRSRAFGQDPIVVIDMIVDVTFIIDILINFRTTYVNAADEVESDPTKIAMHYLRGWFLIDLVAAIPFDLLLFGTDTDEQGLESDETTTLIGLLKTARLLRLVRVARKIDRYSEYGTAVLLLLMATFVLIAHWLACLWYAIGSWERPQLHAPIGWLDALANDVQATYDNSTGPSMRSRYITALYFTCTSLTSVGFGNVAPNTDMEKGFTIFVMLVGSLMYASIFGNVSAIIQRLYSGTARYHTQILRVREFIRFHQITNPLRQRLEEYFQHAWSYTNGIDTSSVLKGFPECLQADICLHLNRNLLANCAAFDGASPGCLRALSLRFKTTHAPPGETLVHRGDVLTSLYFISRGSIEILKDDIVMAILGKDDVFGENPCVHTTVGRSNCRVRALTYCDLHRVHRDDLLDVLDFYPEFRASFVNNLEITYNMRDEELGGIEPRRRMKYENPMDARLLREAYARTTRRPHTETFADKVDSQCSDEDTESPPSRGILEFSAEKAGQDVTPLNFNFSKQRSTTLNSITGMLAQLKRSFPDLYHHKTHQPLHNKYSQSTPQTYRGRAAVRRQSSVGPLNDTSPLTGGANGAGEPAVSTPAHSATLPVSSLSTNPSSYYTNASPSPPVPAPVHVSCDDILAPGAAHVGRAPSSRSAPHSAVNLHQSGRPSALPFTSERLQSTIQDAVSPQYQNVGAAASSASVATILSRLEELSRRVAVLETGLTSDVRRILQLLQARDHHAHTPSQPLPKASLSVPQTNDWEWNWNGERERGGRGARGERGERTPGVQRSASEPHAPVPPALPPPPHSHSFYR; this is encoded by the exons GTTCTGTCTCTGGGCGCGACGGGAGGCCACAAGGGAACCACGCAACCATCCCACCCCTGCACTATCCTCCACCATTCTCCTTACAAG GCCGCTTGGGATTGGTTGATCCTGATACTGGTCATATACACCGCAATATTCACCCCATACGTAGCTGCTTTCCAACTCAACGAACCCGACTTCGACAAGCGCTCGAGAGCCTTCGGCCAGGACCCCATCGTTGTTATTGACATGATAG TGGACGTGACTTTCATAATAGATATTCTGATCAACTTTCGCACGACGTACGTGAACGCCGCCGACGAGGTGGAGTCGGACCCGACGAAGATCGCTATGCACTACTTGCGAGGGTGGTTCCTCATTGACCTCGTCGCGGCCATCCCCTTCGATCTCCTCCTCTTCGGCACCGACACCGACGAA CAGGGGCTGGAAAGTGATGAG ACGACGACGCTGATCGGGCTGCTGAAAACGGCGCGGCTCCTGCGGCTAGTGCGGGTCGCGCGGAAAATCGATAGATATTCGGAATATGGAACTGCCGtccttcttcttcttatggCTACTTTTGTTCTTATTGCGCATTGGCTTGCTTGTTTATG GTACGCGATTGGAAGTTGGGAACGGCCGCAGCTGCACGCGCCGATTGGCTGGCTCGACGCGCTCGCTAACGACGTACAAGCTACATACGACAATTCTACTGGACCCTCTATGCG ATCTCGGTACATCACCGCCCTATACTTCACGTGTACGTCGCTGACGAGCGTGGGCTTCGGCAACGTCGCGCCCAACACTGACATGGAGAAGGGATTCACGATATTCGTCATGCTTGTTGGAT CGCTGATGTACGCCAGTATCTTCGGCAACGTATCTGCGATAATTCAACGACTGTACTCGGGGACGGCGCGGTACCACACGCAGATACTTAGAGTTAGAGAGTTCATTAGGTTTCACCAG ATAACAAATCCGCTCCGCCAACGGCTGGAGGAGTACTTCCAGCACGCGTGGAGCTACACCAACGGCATCGACACGTCCAGCGTGCTGAAGGGTTTCCCCGAGTGCCTGCAGGCCGACATCTGCCTCCACCTCAACCGCAACCTCCTCGCCAACTGCGCCGCCTTCGATGGAGCTAGTCCAGGCTGTCTTAG aGCATTATCATTAAGGTTTAAAACAACGCACGCACCGCCAGGGGAGACACTAGTTCATAGAGGAGATGTTTTAACTTCTTTATACTTTATATCAAGAGGATCGATAGAAATTTTAAAGGATGATATTGTTATGGCTATTTtag GAAAGGACGACGTGTTCGGCGAAAACCCATGTGTTCACACGACAGTAGGGCGCAGCAACTGCCGCGTGCGCGCGCTGACCTACTGCGACCTGCACCGCGTGCACCGCGACGACCTGCTCGACGTGCTCGACTTCTACCCCGAGTTCCGCGCCTCCTTCGTCAACAACCTCGAGATCACATACAACATGCGGGAC GAGGAGCTTGGCGGGATCGAGCCACGGAGGCGCATGAAATACGAGAACCCTATGGACGCGCGGCTGCTGCGCGAGGCGTACGCGCGCACCACGCGCCGTCCACACACTGAGACCTTCGCCGATAAGGTG GACTCCCAATGTAGTGACGAGGACACGGAATCGCCCCCCAGCAGAGGTATCCTCGAGTTTTCCGCGGAAAAGGCGGGGCAGGACGTCACGCCACTCAACTTCAACTTCAGCAAACAAAGGTCCACCACCCTCAACTCCATCACAG GCATGCTAGCGCAACTTAAAAGGAGCTTCCCAGACCTCTACCACCATAAAACTCATCAGCCGCTACACAACAAGTACT CGCAATCGACGCCGCAGACGTACCGGGGTCGAGCGGCGGTGCGGCGGCAGTCGTCAGTCGGTCCGCTCAACGACACGTCCCCGTTGACGGGCGGCGCGAACGGCGCGGGCGAGCCAGCCGTCAGCACGCCCGCTCACAGCGCGACTCTACCCGTGTCCAGCCTCAGCACTAACCCCAGCTCGTACTACACCAACGCGTCACCCAGCCCGCCCGTGCCGGCGCCCGTCCACGTCTCCTGCGACGACATCCTCGCGCCCGGTGCCGCGCACGTCGGCCGCGCGCCCTCCTCCCGCTCCGCGCCGCACTCCGCCGTCAACCTGCACCAGAGCGGCCGCCCCAGCGCCCTGCCCTTCACGTCCGAGAGATTGCAGAGTACCATCCAG GACGCGGTATCGCCCCAGTACCAGAACGTGGGTGCGGCGGCGTCGTCGGCGTCGGTGGCGACCATCCTGTCCCGGCTGGAGGAGCTGAGCCGGCGGGTCGCGGTGCTGGAGACCGGGCTGACGAGCGACGTGCGCCGCATCCTGCAACTGCTGCAGGCGCGGGACCACCACGCGCACACGCCCTCCCAACCCCTGCCTAAAGCATCGCTGTCCGTGCCGCAAACCAAcgat TGGGAATGGAACTGGAACGGCGAGCGCGAGCGCGGCGGTCGTGGCGCGCGCGGGGAGCGCGGCGAGCGCACGCCCGGCGTCCAGCGGTCCGCGTCCGAGCCGCACGCGCCCGTGCCGCCAGccctgccgccgccgccgcactCGCATTCTTTTTACaggtaa
- the LOC121729979 gene encoding potassium voltage-gated channel unc-103-like isoform X4: MDERGPPDVPLIVTPPGAGGGAGAALTTRRAVSARGSRDDPPSTWRSSVRVRDTSFRGSRKSVVRLEPPCNGLNGLPAIGKEVLSLGATGGHKGTTQPSHPCTILHHSPYKAAWDWLILILVIYTAIFTPYVAAFQLNEPDFDKRSRAFGQDPIVVIDMIVDVTFIIDILINFRTTYVNAADEVESDPTKIAMHYLRGWFLIDLVAAIPFDLLLFGTDTDETTTLIGLLKTARLLRLVRVARKIDRYSEYGTAVLLLLMATFVLIAHWLACLWYAIGSWERPQLHAPIGWLDALANDVQATYDNSTGPSMRSRYITALYFTCTSLTSVGFGNVAPNTDMEKGFTIFVMLVGSLMYASIFGNVSAIIQRLYSGTARYHTQILRVREFIRFHQITNPLRQRLEEYFQHAWSYTNGIDTSSVLKGFPECLQADICLHLNRNLLANCAAFDGASPGCLRALSLRFKTTHAPPGETLVHRGDVLTSLYFISRGSIEILKDDIVMAILGKDDVFGENPCVHTTVGRSNCRVRALTYCDLHRVHRDDLLDVLDFYPEFRASFVNNLEITYNMRDEELGGIEPRRRMKYENPMDARLLREAYARTTRRPHTETFADKDSQCSDEDTESPPSRGILEFSAEKAGQDVTPLNFNFSKQRSTTLNSITAQSTPQTYRGRAAVRRQSSVGPLNDTSPLTGGANGAGEPAVSTPAHSATLPVSSLSTNPSSYYTNASPSPPVPAPVHVSCDDILAPGAAHVGRAPSSRSAPHSAVNLHQSGRPSALPFTSERLQSTIQDAVSPQYQNVGAAASSASVATILSRLEELSRRVAVLETGLTSDVRRILQLLQARDHHAHTPSQPLPKASLSVPQTNDWEWNWNGERERGGRGARGERGERTPGVQRSASEPHAPVPPALPPPPHSHSFYR, from the exons GTTCTGTCTCTGGGCGCGACGGGAGGCCACAAGGGAACCACGCAACCATCCCACCCCTGCACTATCCTCCACCATTCTCCTTACAAG GCCGCTTGGGATTGGTTGATCCTGATACTGGTCATATACACCGCAATATTCACCCCATACGTAGCTGCTTTCCAACTCAACGAACCCGACTTCGACAAGCGCTCGAGAGCCTTCGGCCAGGACCCCATCGTTGTTATTGACATGATAG TGGACGTGACTTTCATAATAGATATTCTGATCAACTTTCGCACGACGTACGTGAACGCCGCCGACGAGGTGGAGTCGGACCCGACGAAGATCGCTATGCACTACTTGCGAGGGTGGTTCCTCATTGACCTCGTCGCGGCCATCCCCTTCGATCTCCTCCTCTTCGGCACCGACACCGACGAA ACGACGACGCTGATCGGGCTGCTGAAAACGGCGCGGCTCCTGCGGCTAGTGCGGGTCGCGCGGAAAATCGATAGATATTCGGAATATGGAACTGCCGtccttcttcttcttatggCTACTTTTGTTCTTATTGCGCATTGGCTTGCTTGTTTATG GTACGCGATTGGAAGTTGGGAACGGCCGCAGCTGCACGCGCCGATTGGCTGGCTCGACGCGCTCGCTAACGACGTACAAGCTACATACGACAATTCTACTGGACCCTCTATGCG ATCTCGGTACATCACCGCCCTATACTTCACGTGTACGTCGCTGACGAGCGTGGGCTTCGGCAACGTCGCGCCCAACACTGACATGGAGAAGGGATTCACGATATTCGTCATGCTTGTTGGAT CGCTGATGTACGCCAGTATCTTCGGCAACGTATCTGCGATAATTCAACGACTGTACTCGGGGACGGCGCGGTACCACACGCAGATACTTAGAGTTAGAGAGTTCATTAGGTTTCACCAG ATAACAAATCCGCTCCGCCAACGGCTGGAGGAGTACTTCCAGCACGCGTGGAGCTACACCAACGGCATCGACACGTCCAGCGTGCTGAAGGGTTTCCCCGAGTGCCTGCAGGCCGACATCTGCCTCCACCTCAACCGCAACCTCCTCGCCAACTGCGCCGCCTTCGATGGAGCTAGTCCAGGCTGTCTTAG aGCATTATCATTAAGGTTTAAAACAACGCACGCACCGCCAGGGGAGACACTAGTTCATAGAGGAGATGTTTTAACTTCTTTATACTTTATATCAAGAGGATCGATAGAAATTTTAAAGGATGATATTGTTATGGCTATTTtag GAAAGGACGACGTGTTCGGCGAAAACCCATGTGTTCACACGACAGTAGGGCGCAGCAACTGCCGCGTGCGCGCGCTGACCTACTGCGACCTGCACCGCGTGCACCGCGACGACCTGCTCGACGTGCTCGACTTCTACCCCGAGTTCCGCGCCTCCTTCGTCAACAACCTCGAGATCACATACAACATGCGGGAC GAGGAGCTTGGCGGGATCGAGCCACGGAGGCGCATGAAATACGAGAACCCTATGGACGCGCGGCTGCTGCGCGAGGCGTACGCGCGCACCACGCGCCGTCCACACACTGAGACCTTCGCCGATAAG GACTCCCAATGTAGTGACGAGGACACGGAATCGCCCCCCAGCAGAGGTATCCTCGAGTTTTCCGCGGAAAAGGCGGGGCAGGACGTCACGCCACTCAACTTCAACTTCAGCAAACAAAGGTCCACCACCCTCAACTCCATCACAG CGCAATCGACGCCGCAGACGTACCGGGGTCGAGCGGCGGTGCGGCGGCAGTCGTCAGTCGGTCCGCTCAACGACACGTCCCCGTTGACGGGCGGCGCGAACGGCGCGGGCGAGCCAGCCGTCAGCACGCCCGCTCACAGCGCGACTCTACCCGTGTCCAGCCTCAGCACTAACCCCAGCTCGTACTACACCAACGCGTCACCCAGCCCGCCCGTGCCGGCGCCCGTCCACGTCTCCTGCGACGACATCCTCGCGCCCGGTGCCGCGCACGTCGGCCGCGCGCCCTCCTCCCGCTCCGCGCCGCACTCCGCCGTCAACCTGCACCAGAGCGGCCGCCCCAGCGCCCTGCCCTTCACGTCCGAGAGATTGCAGAGTACCATCCAG GACGCGGTATCGCCCCAGTACCAGAACGTGGGTGCGGCGGCGTCGTCGGCGTCGGTGGCGACCATCCTGTCCCGGCTGGAGGAGCTGAGCCGGCGGGTCGCGGTGCTGGAGACCGGGCTGACGAGCGACGTGCGCCGCATCCTGCAACTGCTGCAGGCGCGGGACCACCACGCGCACACGCCCTCCCAACCCCTGCCTAAAGCATCGCTGTCCGTGCCGCAAACCAAcgat TGGGAATGGAACTGGAACGGCGAGCGCGAGCGCGGCGGTCGTGGCGCGCGCGGGGAGCGCGGCGAGCGCACGCCCGGCGTCCAGCGGTCCGCGTCCGAGCCGCACGCGCCCGTGCCGCCAGccctgccgccgccgccgcactCGCATTCTTTTTACaggtaa
- the LOC121729979 gene encoding potassium voltage-gated channel unc-103-like isoform X2 translates to MDERGPPDVPLIVTPPGAGGGAGAALTTRRAVSARGSRDDPPSTWRSSVRVRDTSFRGSRKSVVRLEPPCNGLNGLPAIGKEVLSLGATGGHKGTTQPSHPCTILHHSPYKAAWDWLILILVIYTAIFTPYVAAFQLNEPDFDKRSRAFGQDPIVVIDMIVDVTFIIDILINFRTTYVNAADEVESDPTKIAMHYLRGWFLIDLVAAIPFDLLLFGTDTDETTTLIGLLKTARLLRLVRVARKIDRYSEYGTAVLLLLMATFVLIAHWLACLWYAIGSWERPQLHAPIGWLDALANDVQATYDNSTGPSMRSRYITALYFTCTSLTSVGFGNVAPNTDMEKGFTIFVMLVGSLMYASIFGNVSAIIQRLYSGTARYHTQILRVREFIRFHQITNPLRQRLEEYFQHAWSYTNGIDTSSVLKGFPECLQADICLHLNRNLLANCAAFDGASPGCLRALSLRFKTTHAPPGETLVHRGDVLTSLYFISRGSIEILKDDIVMAILGKDDVFGENPCVHTTVGRSNCRVRALTYCDLHRVHRDDLLDVLDFYPEFRASFVNNLEITYNMRDEELGGIEPRRRMKYENPMDARLLREAYARTTRRPHTETFADKDSQCSDEDTESPPSRGILEFSAEKAGQDVTPLNFNFSKQRSTTLNSITGMLAQLKRSFPDLYHHKTHQPLHNKYSQSTPQTYRGRAAVRRQSSVGPLNDTSPLTGGANGAGEPAVSTPAHSATLPVSSLSTNPSSYYTNASPSPPVPAPVHVSCDDILAPGAAHVGRAPSSRSAPHSAVNLHQSGRPSALPFTSERLQSTIQDAVSPQYQNVGAAASSASVATILSRLEELSRRVAVLETGLTSDVRRILQLLQARDHHAHTPSQPLPKASLSVPQTNDWEWNWNGERERGGRGARGERGERTPGVQRSASEPHAPVPPALPPPPHSHSFYR, encoded by the exons GTTCTGTCTCTGGGCGCGACGGGAGGCCACAAGGGAACCACGCAACCATCCCACCCCTGCACTATCCTCCACCATTCTCCTTACAAG GCCGCTTGGGATTGGTTGATCCTGATACTGGTCATATACACCGCAATATTCACCCCATACGTAGCTGCTTTCCAACTCAACGAACCCGACTTCGACAAGCGCTCGAGAGCCTTCGGCCAGGACCCCATCGTTGTTATTGACATGATAG TGGACGTGACTTTCATAATAGATATTCTGATCAACTTTCGCACGACGTACGTGAACGCCGCCGACGAGGTGGAGTCGGACCCGACGAAGATCGCTATGCACTACTTGCGAGGGTGGTTCCTCATTGACCTCGTCGCGGCCATCCCCTTCGATCTCCTCCTCTTCGGCACCGACACCGACGAA ACGACGACGCTGATCGGGCTGCTGAAAACGGCGCGGCTCCTGCGGCTAGTGCGGGTCGCGCGGAAAATCGATAGATATTCGGAATATGGAACTGCCGtccttcttcttcttatggCTACTTTTGTTCTTATTGCGCATTGGCTTGCTTGTTTATG GTACGCGATTGGAAGTTGGGAACGGCCGCAGCTGCACGCGCCGATTGGCTGGCTCGACGCGCTCGCTAACGACGTACAAGCTACATACGACAATTCTACTGGACCCTCTATGCG ATCTCGGTACATCACCGCCCTATACTTCACGTGTACGTCGCTGACGAGCGTGGGCTTCGGCAACGTCGCGCCCAACACTGACATGGAGAAGGGATTCACGATATTCGTCATGCTTGTTGGAT CGCTGATGTACGCCAGTATCTTCGGCAACGTATCTGCGATAATTCAACGACTGTACTCGGGGACGGCGCGGTACCACACGCAGATACTTAGAGTTAGAGAGTTCATTAGGTTTCACCAG ATAACAAATCCGCTCCGCCAACGGCTGGAGGAGTACTTCCAGCACGCGTGGAGCTACACCAACGGCATCGACACGTCCAGCGTGCTGAAGGGTTTCCCCGAGTGCCTGCAGGCCGACATCTGCCTCCACCTCAACCGCAACCTCCTCGCCAACTGCGCCGCCTTCGATGGAGCTAGTCCAGGCTGTCTTAG aGCATTATCATTAAGGTTTAAAACAACGCACGCACCGCCAGGGGAGACACTAGTTCATAGAGGAGATGTTTTAACTTCTTTATACTTTATATCAAGAGGATCGATAGAAATTTTAAAGGATGATATTGTTATGGCTATTTtag GAAAGGACGACGTGTTCGGCGAAAACCCATGTGTTCACACGACAGTAGGGCGCAGCAACTGCCGCGTGCGCGCGCTGACCTACTGCGACCTGCACCGCGTGCACCGCGACGACCTGCTCGACGTGCTCGACTTCTACCCCGAGTTCCGCGCCTCCTTCGTCAACAACCTCGAGATCACATACAACATGCGGGAC GAGGAGCTTGGCGGGATCGAGCCACGGAGGCGCATGAAATACGAGAACCCTATGGACGCGCGGCTGCTGCGCGAGGCGTACGCGCGCACCACGCGCCGTCCACACACTGAGACCTTCGCCGATAAG GACTCCCAATGTAGTGACGAGGACACGGAATCGCCCCCCAGCAGAGGTATCCTCGAGTTTTCCGCGGAAAAGGCGGGGCAGGACGTCACGCCACTCAACTTCAACTTCAGCAAACAAAGGTCCACCACCCTCAACTCCATCACAG GCATGCTAGCGCAACTTAAAAGGAGCTTCCCAGACCTCTACCACCATAAAACTCATCAGCCGCTACACAACAAGTACT CGCAATCGACGCCGCAGACGTACCGGGGTCGAGCGGCGGTGCGGCGGCAGTCGTCAGTCGGTCCGCTCAACGACACGTCCCCGTTGACGGGCGGCGCGAACGGCGCGGGCGAGCCAGCCGTCAGCACGCCCGCTCACAGCGCGACTCTACCCGTGTCCAGCCTCAGCACTAACCCCAGCTCGTACTACACCAACGCGTCACCCAGCCCGCCCGTGCCGGCGCCCGTCCACGTCTCCTGCGACGACATCCTCGCGCCCGGTGCCGCGCACGTCGGCCGCGCGCCCTCCTCCCGCTCCGCGCCGCACTCCGCCGTCAACCTGCACCAGAGCGGCCGCCCCAGCGCCCTGCCCTTCACGTCCGAGAGATTGCAGAGTACCATCCAG GACGCGGTATCGCCCCAGTACCAGAACGTGGGTGCGGCGGCGTCGTCGGCGTCGGTGGCGACCATCCTGTCCCGGCTGGAGGAGCTGAGCCGGCGGGTCGCGGTGCTGGAGACCGGGCTGACGAGCGACGTGCGCCGCATCCTGCAACTGCTGCAGGCGCGGGACCACCACGCGCACACGCCCTCCCAACCCCTGCCTAAAGCATCGCTGTCCGTGCCGCAAACCAAcgat TGGGAATGGAACTGGAACGGCGAGCGCGAGCGCGGCGGTCGTGGCGCGCGCGGGGAGCGCGGCGAGCGCACGCCCGGCGTCCAGCGGTCCGCGTCCGAGCCGCACGCGCCCGTGCCGCCAGccctgccgccgccgccgcactCGCATTCTTTTTACaggtaa